The Sphingobacteriaceae bacterium genome has a segment encoding these proteins:
- a CDS encoding SpoIIE family protein phosphatase encodes MNDTIIQESEVVHEFNRSTDKAHVIACWVGIILNLAWFASDYFVLPDHWFQFLLFRVVVSSVSFILLIFRKKFNISIYFCAFTLVLGISVQNSYMWSVMDVSHLQQHAFAYIALFIGVGMLVLWEVIYSLIIVIVSLITNVVFYLAYSPLTVDEFLTHGGFLTLTVAIFCVFLIRTRYRLTYKEIRSRMELANSKKIIEKEHKIVVEQKKEILDSINYAKRIQNAMLASDSLFQKNLNDYFILFQPKDIVSGDFYWATAVKSKQNGTEQDLFILATADSTGHGVPGAMMSMLNIACLNEAVNERKLYSPAAILNHARDKIITSLADDGSVDGGKDGMDCSIVVFNLKDKKIKVAGANNPVWITRELKEGIELFEIKPDKMPVGKHETGNKSFSESEFEILPGDVVYTLTDGFPDQFGGNRQKKYTSKRLREELRNMHKSSIHTKKEVLMKNFSNWKGDVEQIDDVLLIGVAIS; translated from the coding sequence ATGAATGATACAATAATACAGGAGTCTGAAGTTGTACATGAATTCAATAGGTCAACCGATAAGGCGCATGTAATTGCCTGCTGGGTTGGTATTATTTTAAATTTAGCCTGGTTTGCGAGTGATTATTTTGTATTACCCGACCATTGGTTTCAATTTCTGTTGTTTCGTGTGGTTGTTTCTTCCGTTAGTTTTATCCTTCTGATATTCAGAAAAAAGTTTAACATCAGTATTTATTTTTGTGCTTTTACACTTGTATTAGGCATATCTGTTCAAAATTCATACATGTGGAGTGTGATGGATGTTTCGCATTTGCAACAACATGCTTTTGCCTATATCGCTTTGTTTATTGGTGTAGGTATGCTTGTGCTTTGGGAGGTTATTTATTCATTGATTATAGTAATCGTTTCATTAATTACAAACGTAGTTTTTTATTTAGCTTATAGTCCGCTTACCGTTGATGAATTTTTAACTCACGGTGGTTTTCTTACTTTAACTGTTGCCATATTTTGTGTTTTTTTGATACGAACGCGTTATCGTTTAACCTATAAAGAAATACGGAGTAGAATGGAATTGGCGAATTCAAAAAAAATAATTGAAAAGGAACACAAAATAGTAGTGGAGCAAAAGAAAGAAATATTAGATAGTATCAATTATGCTAAACGAATTCAAAATGCTATGCTGGCCAGCGATAGTTTATTTCAAAAAAATCTTAATGACTATTTTATTTTATTTCAACCTAAAGATATAGTAAGCGGTGATTTTTACTGGGCAACTGCGGTTAAATCGAAACAAAACGGAACGGAACAGGATTTATTTATTTTAGCAACAGCTGATAGTACCGGGCATGGAGTTCCTGGAGCGATGATGAGTATGTTGAATATTGCCTGTTTAAATGAAGCGGTAAATGAAAGAAAGTTATATAGTCCGGCAGCCATATTAAATCATGCCCGCGATAAAATAATAACTTCTTTGGCAGATGATGGTAGCGTTGATGGGGGTAAAGACGGCATGGATTGTAGCATTGTTGTATTTAATTTAAAAGATAAAAAAATAAAAGTTGCAGGAGCCAATAATCCGGTTTGGATAACAAGAGAGTTAAAAGAAGGAATAGAATTATTTGAAATTAAGCCTGATAAAATGCCCGTGGGTAAACATGAAACTGGTAACAAATCATTTAGTGAAAGTGAATTTGAAATTTTGCCGGGTGATGTTGTGTATACGTTAACCGATGGCTTTCCGGACCAATTCGGGGGAAACCGACAAAAAAAATATACCTCCAAAAGATTGCGTGAAGAGTTGAGGAATATGCATAAATCTTCCATTCACACTAAAAAAGAGGTGTTAATGAAAAATTTCAGCAATTGGAAAGGGGATGTAGAGCAAATTGATGATGTGCTGCTCATTGGCGTAGCCATCTCCTGA